One window of Oscillibacter hominis genomic DNA carries:
- the addA gene encoding helicase-exonuclease AddAB subunit AddA, with amino-acid sequence MADIRLTADQAAAVENRGGALLVSAAAGSGKTKVLVERLFRYVTDEHCNVDDFLIITYTRAAAAELRGKIAEELNRRLAESPEDAHLQRQMLRVYQADIKTVDAFCTALLRENAHLLAEEGQKRCLTPDFRVLDENEAALVRQRVLSQVLERFYGGLDGAGELLADTLGAGRDDHNLEELVATLYAKLQSHAYPEAWLQEQEAFWKDPGEDIGATPYAGELLSGVAGKAAYWQQMLTGMLARMGGVPAVEKGYGPGFSAAADALGSLARAAERSWAEAAAAPLEFPRLGSVKAAEGGALKDQAKTLWDTCKKEMAKAVKVLRVSDEEAMEDLRAVAPAMLALLSLTSSFSKAYQQEKLRINATDFSDQEHLALKLLVKPEGGPTELGEQVAGRYREIMVDEYQDTNEVQNCIFAAVSKSGENLFTVGDVKQSIYRFRLADPTIFLRNYQTYLPADQAEEGQERKILLSQNFRSRSEVLDGSNFIFGNIMSPQMGEMAYGAEEALNFGAEYYLPRTDCAVEFHLVDVAMNRGVERPFKRVTAEARAIARRIRRLLEERFPVQEGDALRPCRMEDIVVLMRSPAGRAFELGRALEEQGIPCSADTTGDFFATMEVAVIYNLLQIVDNPRQDVPLISVLRSPLAGFTPDRLAQVRAGTPQGDFYDALCADGGEDCAAFLAELDKLRRSAQDMSLHRLLWHIYNQYNALGIFGAMEGGEERKENLIILFEHARRFESSGYRGVFAFVTQLRRLLEAGKEPETHGKTGSGGIQLMSIHKSKGLEFPIVLLADLSRPFSRMDYQTPVLVHPRLGLGPIRVDLERRIKYPTIARQALESVLRRESKSEEMRILYVAMTRAKEKLILVYSRYGAEKHISSLVPLCSCPARPEAVESCECMGDWLLLPLLCRPEAEPLRCGAEVPLTAGGGAPWEVFLAQGEEYRENSGTALPAAQEDRKELDFDPALLEFEYPYAREVTLPAKLTATQLKGREADSEISEHAALPPRIRPLARPRFMAGELTAAQRGTATHLVLQYLNFEDRDVASQVERLVQRRLLTKEQAAEVDLEDLKRFLDTPLAQRIRSSPRVLREYRFTLLVDARRYGALSDDRILLQGVVDCCFEEQGKLYVVDFKTDHVFGERLMERSGQYRPQLEAYSEALERVLGQPVGGKFLYFLPAGREVPL; translated from the coding sequence ATGGCTGATATCCGGTTGACCGCGGATCAGGCGGCGGCGGTGGAAAACCGGGGCGGGGCGCTGTTAGTGTCCGCCGCCGCCGGCTCCGGCAAGACCAAGGTGCTGGTGGAGCGGCTCTTCCGCTATGTCACGGACGAGCACTGCAATGTGGATGACTTCCTGATCATCACCTATACCCGGGCCGCGGCGGCGGAACTGCGTGGAAAGATCGCGGAGGAGTTGAACCGCCGCCTGGCGGAATCGCCTGAGGACGCCCATCTCCAGCGGCAGATGCTGCGGGTCTACCAGGCGGACATCAAGACGGTGGACGCCTTCTGTACCGCGCTGCTGCGGGAAAACGCCCACCTCCTTGCCGAGGAGGGGCAAAAGCGCTGTTTGACGCCGGATTTCCGGGTATTGGACGAAAACGAGGCTGCCTTGGTTCGCCAGCGGGTGCTGAGCCAGGTGCTGGAGCGGTTCTACGGCGGCCTGGACGGAGCGGGAGAGCTGTTGGCGGACACCCTGGGCGCCGGACGGGACGACCACAACCTGGAGGAGCTGGTGGCCACACTGTATGCCAAGCTCCAGAGCCACGCCTATCCAGAAGCCTGGCTGCAGGAGCAGGAGGCCTTTTGGAAAGACCCGGGTGAGGACATCGGCGCCACCCCCTACGCCGGAGAGCTCCTCTCCGGCGTGGCCGGCAAGGCCGCCTACTGGCAGCAGATGCTGACGGGCATGCTTGCGAGGATGGGCGGGGTTCCGGCGGTGGAGAAGGGCTATGGCCCCGGCTTCTCCGCGGCTGCCGACGCCCTTGGGAGCCTTGCCCGGGCGGCGGAGCGCTCGTGGGCGGAGGCTGCGGCCGCGCCTCTGGAGTTTCCGCGCCTTGGGAGCGTCAAGGCCGCCGAGGGCGGCGCTTTGAAGGATCAGGCGAAAACCCTCTGGGACACCTGCAAAAAGGAGATGGCCAAGGCGGTCAAGGTGCTTCGGGTCAGCGACGAGGAGGCCATGGAGGACCTGCGGGCCGTTGCGCCGGCCATGCTGGCGCTGCTCTCGCTGACATCTTCCTTTTCCAAAGCCTATCAGCAGGAAAAGCTGCGCATCAACGCCACGGACTTTTCCGACCAAGAGCACTTGGCCTTGAAACTCTTAGTAAAACCGGAGGGCGGCCCCACGGAGTTGGGAGAGCAGGTGGCGGGGCGCTATCGGGAGATCATGGTGGATGAGTACCAGGATACGAACGAGGTGCAGAACTGCATCTTTGCCGCTGTGTCGAAATCGGGGGAAAACCTCTTCACCGTGGGCGACGTGAAGCAGAGCATCTACCGCTTCCGGCTGGCAGACCCCACGATCTTCCTGCGGAACTATCAGACCTACCTTCCGGCGGATCAGGCGGAGGAGGGGCAGGAGCGCAAAATCCTCCTGTCCCAGAACTTCCGCTCCCGCAGTGAGGTGCTGGACGGCTCCAACTTCATCTTTGGGAACATCATGTCCCCCCAGATGGGGGAGATGGCCTATGGGGCGGAGGAAGCCCTCAATTTCGGGGCGGAGTACTACCTGCCCAGGACGGACTGCGCCGTGGAATTCCATCTGGTGGATGTGGCCATGAACCGGGGAGTCGAGCGGCCCTTCAAACGGGTGACGGCGGAGGCCCGGGCGATTGCCCGGCGGATTCGCCGCCTTTTGGAGGAACGGTTCCCGGTCCAGGAGGGGGACGCCCTGCGCCCCTGCCGCATGGAGGACATCGTGGTGCTGATGCGCTCACCGGCCGGCCGGGCCTTTGAGCTTGGCCGCGCCCTGGAAGAGCAGGGTATCCCCTGCAGCGCCGACACCACGGGAGACTTTTTTGCCACCATGGAGGTGGCGGTGATCTACAATCTCCTTCAGATCGTGGACAATCCCCGCCAGGACGTGCCCCTCATCTCCGTGCTGCGATCACCGCTCGCCGGCTTTACGCCGGACCGGCTGGCCCAGGTCCGCGCCGGCACTCCCCAGGGGGATTTTTACGATGCCCTCTGCGCCGACGGGGGAGAGGACTGCGCTGCCTTCCTGGCGGAGCTTGATAAGCTGCGCCGCTCGGCCCAGGACATGAGCCTCCACCGGCTCCTCTGGCACATCTACAATCAGTACAACGCCCTGGGCATTTTCGGCGCCATGGAGGGTGGGGAGGAGCGGAAAGAGAACCTGATCATCCTCTTTGAACACGCCCGCCGGTTTGAGTCCTCCGGCTATCGGGGCGTATTTGCCTTTGTGACCCAGCTGCGCCGGCTCCTGGAGGCGGGAAAGGAACCGGAGACCCATGGGAAAACCGGCTCGGGCGGCATTCAGCTGATGAGCATCCACAAGTCCAAGGGCCTGGAGTTCCCCATCGTCCTGCTGGCGGACCTTTCACGCCCCTTCAGCAGGATGGATTACCAGACGCCTGTGCTGGTCCATCCCCGGCTTGGCCTTGGCCCGATCCGGGTGGATTTGGAACGGCGGATCAAATATCCCACCATTGCCCGCCAGGCGCTGGAATCGGTGCTGCGGCGGGAGAGCAAGTCGGAGGAGATGCGGATTCTCTACGTGGCCATGACACGTGCCAAGGAGAAGCTGATCCTGGTGTACAGCCGCTACGGCGCGGAAAAACACATATCGTCCCTTGTGCCTCTTTGTTCCTGCCCGGCAAGGCCTGAGGCGGTGGAATCCTGCGAGTGCATGGGGGATTGGCTGCTGCTGCCGCTGCTGTGCCGTCCGGAGGCCGAGCCGCTGCGCTGCGGTGCCGAGGTGCCCCTGACGGCGGGCGGCGGCGCTCCCTGGGAAGTGTTCTTAGCGCAGGGGGAGGAGTACCGGGAAAACTCTGGGACGGCCCTGCCGGCCGCACAGGAGGATCGAAAAGAGCTGGACTTTGACCCGGCGCTTTTGGAATTTGAGTACCCCTATGCAAGGGAAGTGACGCTGCCCGCCAAGCTCACCGCCACCCAGCTCAAGGGAAGGGAGGCGGACAGCGAAATCTCCGAGCACGCGGCCCTCCCACCCCGCATCCGCCCCCTGGCGCGGCCCAGGTTCATGGCCGGGGAGTTGACCGCCGCCCAGCGCGGCACCGCCACTCACCTGGTGCTGCAATATCTAAACTTTGAGGACAGGGATGTGGCAAGTCAGGTGGAGCGCCTGGTCCAGCGCCGTCTGCTCACCAAAGAGCAGGCCGCGGAGGTGGATTTAGAGGATCTTAAGCGGTTTTTGGACACGCCTCTTGCCCAGCGGATCCGCTCTTCCCCGCGGGTGCTGCGGGAGTACCGCTTTACCCTTCTGGTGGATGCCCGCCGGTATGGGGCCCTTTCCGACGACCGGATCCTGCTCCAGGGCGTGGTGGACTGCTGCTTTGAGGAGCAGGGGAAGCTGTATGTGGTGGATTTTAAGACGGATCACGTCTTTGGCGAAAGGCTCATGGAGCGGTCAGGGCAGTACCGGCCCCAGCTGGAGGCTTACAGCGAGGCGCTGGAGCGGGTGTTGGGGCAGCCGGTGGGCGGAAAATTCCTCTATTTCCTGCCAGCCGGAAGGGAAGTGCCGCTGTAG
- a CDS encoding GNAT family N-acetyltransferase, with product MDRIETARMILRPFRETDAADVYDYAKDPRVGPAAGWPPHRGEAESLEIIRTVFAAPGVAAIELKGTGRVIGSVGFTDIHYGVLEQPDDEIGYALHPEYWGRGLIPEAVRAILEYGFTAMGLQTIWCCHYQENLKSQRVIEKCGFRYRYCAQANVELLHEKRMCLHYALTKEEWKRGILSGAL from the coding sequence ATGGATCGAATCGAAACCGCAAGAATGATCCTGCGTCCCTTCCGGGAGACGGACGCCGCAGATGTATACGACTATGCAAAGGACCCCCGGGTGGGGCCGGCGGCTGGCTGGCCGCCCCACAGGGGTGAGGCGGAGAGTCTGGAGATCATCCGCACGGTGTTTGCCGCGCCCGGCGTGGCCGCCATTGAGCTGAAGGGAACGGGGCGGGTCATCGGCTCCGTCGGCTTCACGGACATCCATTACGGCGTGTTGGAACAGCCGGACGACGAGATCGGCTACGCCCTGCACCCGGAGTATTGGGGACGCGGGCTGATTCCGGAAGCGGTCCGCGCTATACTGGAGTACGGCTTTACAGCAATGGGGCTTCAGACCATCTGGTGCTGTCACTATCAGGAGAATCTAAAGTCCCAGCGGGTGATTGAAAAGTGCGGCTTTCGCTACCGTTACTGCGCCCAGGCCAATGTGGAACTGCTGCATGAGAAGCGGATGTGCCTGCACTATGCGCTGACAAAGGAGGAGTGGAAACGTGGAATCCTATCTGGTGCCCTTTGA
- a CDS encoding DUF1643 domain-containing protein, with protein MHIPQTATEDLELLTFQEALERSGQPQQDYDIAKWLYVPPCYEEYRYLLGTRGEHPLICVGINPSTAAPDRLDNTLKSVERVARSNGYDSFLMFNVYAQRATNPNDMERSCNAYLHRENLNAFRYALSRSPAPAVWAAWGAILEKRDYLYACLRDLTELGGAYGARWFSAGPILKSGHPHHPLYLKKDSVLQPFDMEAYLAGLKDA; from the coding sequence ATGCATATCCCACAGACTGCCACAGAGGACTTAGAGCTTTTGACCTTCCAGGAGGCGTTGGAGCGCTCCGGACAGCCGCAGCAGGACTACGACATCGCCAAGTGGCTCTATGTCCCGCCCTGTTATGAGGAGTATCGATACCTGCTGGGCACCAGAGGGGAGCACCCGCTGATCTGCGTGGGCATCAACCCCTCCACCGCCGCACCGGACCGCCTGGACAACACCCTCAAATCCGTGGAGCGGGTGGCACGGTCCAACGGCTATGACAGCTTTCTGATGTTCAACGTCTATGCCCAGCGGGCCACCAATCCCAACGACATGGAGCGCAGCTGCAACGCCTACTTGCATCGGGAGAATTTGAATGCCTTCCGCTATGCCCTTTCCCGCTCCCCCGCCCCCGCCGTGTGGGCCGCCTGGGGCGCCATATTGGAAAAGCGGGATTACCTCTATGCCTGTCTGCGGGATTTGACGGAACTGGGCGGGGCATATGGCGCCCGCTGGTTCAGCGCAGGCCCGATCTTAAAAAGCGGCCATCCCCACCATCCCCTGTACCTCAAAAAGGACAGCGTGCTGCAGCCCTTTGACATGGAAGCCTATCTTGCCGGGCTGAAAGATGCCTGA
- the hflX gene encoding GTPase HflX: protein MEQTQEKRDLVVLVGLNSPVLGRDGTADDSSMEELSALVETAGGEVTAILLQNRDKPDPRTFIGEGKVAEVQLYVENTEATMVIFDNDLSPSQMRVLTGLLGVQVLDRCGLILDIFAQRAKTREGRLQVELAQYQYLLPRLVGMWTHLERQAGTSGKGPIGSRGPGETQLETDRRHIHRKIAKLREDLEEVRRVRGTQRDRRQKNEIPVVAIVGYTNAGKSTLLNQLTGAAIPANNRLFDTLETTSRLLSVSDTLDVVVSDTVGFIRKLPHQLVEAFKATLEELEYADLLLHVIDVSSPEWQQQTQVVEALIHELGADQLPRINVFNKSDLVGGDILPHGEDIVSVSAKTGQGIGDLLAMIGKRLDKGSRRVTLHLPYDKGGLLDALYREAKVEQVDYSDTIDVTAVCTPKTLGQVSQWIESKPQE, encoded by the coding sequence ATGGAACAAACACAAGAGAAACGGGATTTGGTGGTGCTGGTGGGCTTGAACTCACCGGTCCTTGGACGGGACGGCACCGCCGACGATTCCAGCATGGAGGAGCTGTCCGCCCTGGTGGAAACCGCCGGTGGTGAGGTGACGGCCATCCTCCTTCAGAACCGGGACAAACCGGACCCCCGCACTTTCATCGGGGAGGGGAAAGTGGCGGAGGTACAGCTCTACGTGGAGAACACAGAAGCCACCATGGTGATTTTTGACAACGATCTGTCCCCTTCACAAATGCGTGTGCTAACGGGGCTCCTTGGCGTTCAGGTGCTGGACCGCTGCGGCCTGATTCTGGATATCTTTGCCCAGCGGGCCAAGACCAGGGAGGGCCGCCTTCAGGTGGAGTTGGCCCAGTATCAGTACCTGCTGCCCCGGCTGGTGGGCATGTGGACCCATCTGGAGCGTCAGGCTGGCACCAGCGGCAAAGGCCCCATCGGCTCCCGCGGCCCCGGTGAAACCCAGCTGGAGACCGACCGCCGGCACATCCACCGCAAGATCGCCAAACTGCGGGAGGATCTGGAGGAAGTGCGCCGTGTCCGGGGCACCCAGCGGGACCGCCGGCAGAAAAATGAGATTCCCGTGGTGGCCATAGTGGGCTATACCAACGCCGGTAAATCCACGCTGCTCAACCAGCTGACCGGCGCCGCCATTCCGGCCAACAACCGGCTTTTTGACACGTTGGAAACCACCAGCCGCCTGCTGAGCGTCAGCGACACGCTGGACGTGGTGGTCTCCGACACCGTGGGGTTCATCCGCAAGCTGCCCCACCAGCTGGTGGAAGCCTTCAAGGCCACGCTGGAGGAACTGGAGTACGCGGATTTGCTGCTCCATGTCATCGACGTGTCCAGCCCTGAGTGGCAGCAGCAGACCCAGGTGGTGGAGGCTCTCATTCACGAGCTGGGGGCGGACCAGCTGCCCAGGATCAACGTATTCAACAAATCCGACCTGGTTGGGGGAGACATCCTGCCCCATGGAGAGGACATCGTTTCCGTCTCCGCGAAAACAGGGCAGGGGATCGGCGATCTGTTAGCCATGATCGGCAAACGGCTGGACAAGGGCAGCCGACGGGTGACGCTGCACCTGCCCTACGATAAGGGCGGGCTCCTGGACGCGCTGTACCGGGAGGCAAAAGTGGAACAGGTGGACTACAGCGACACCATTGATGTGACGGCGGTCTGCACGCCGAAAACGCTGGGGCAGGTGAGCCAATGGATCGAATCGAAACCGCAAGAATGA
- the rpmE gene encoding 50S ribosomal protein L31: MKEGIHPNYQQTTITCACGNVIETGSTKKDIKVEVCSKCHPFFTGKQKLVDTGGRVAKFNKKFGLDK, encoded by the coding sequence ATGAAGGAAGGAATCCATCCCAATTATCAGCAGACTACGATTACATGCGCCTGCGGTAATGTGATTGAGACAGGTTCTACTAAGAAGGATATCAAGGTAGAAGTCTGCTCTAAGTGTCACCCCTTCTTTACTGGTAAGCAGAAGCTGGTGGACACCGGCGGACGCGTCGCCAAGTTCAACAAGAAGTTCGGCCTGGACAAGTGA
- a CDS encoding YigZ family protein, which yields MESYLVPFETAESEFVEKRSRFIGKVWRVESEEEARARIEETKKHHYDARHNCWCYLLRDRNVLRYSDDGEPQGTAGQPMLNVFQREGVYNACCVVTRYFGGVLLGAGGLTRAYAKGAKDALNAAGVCRMSLWTQWEIPCSYPLFEQVKIEMEGASGHLMDAEYGAEILIHGAFPDGMAGRFQDRLTELSAGQLTMRPLGQVFQPGPREEAK from the coding sequence GTGGAATCCTATCTGGTGCCCTTTGAGACGGCGGAGAGTGAATTCGTGGAAAAGCGTTCCCGCTTCATCGGCAAGGTCTGGCGGGTGGAGTCCGAGGAGGAGGCCCGCGCCAGGATTGAAGAGACAAAAAAACATCATTATGATGCCCGTCACAACTGCTGGTGCTACCTGCTGCGGGATCGAAACGTGCTGCGCTACAGCGACGACGGAGAGCCCCAGGGCACGGCGGGGCAGCCCATGCTGAACGTGTTCCAGCGCGAGGGCGTTTACAATGCATGCTGCGTGGTGACCCGCTATTTCGGCGGCGTGCTCCTGGGCGCCGGGGGTCTGACCCGGGCCTATGCCAAAGGGGCGAAGGACGCGCTGAATGCAGCCGGCGTCTGCCGGATGAGCCTTTGGACCCAGTGGGAGATTCCCTGCAGCTACCCGCTTTTTGAGCAGGTGAAAATAGAGATGGAAGGGGCGTCCGGCCATCTGATGGATGCGGAATACGGTGCAGAAATCCTGATCCACGGCGCTTTTCCCGACGGAATGGCCGGGCGGTTCCAGGACCGGCTGACCGAACTCTCCGCCGGGCAGCTCACCATGCGCCCTCTGGGGCAGGTCTTCCAGCCCGGTCCCCGGGAAGAAGCAAAATAA
- a CDS encoding PD-(D/E)XK nuclease family protein — protein sequence MLRIWIGRARSGKSERVLQEIAALGDESRQILLVPEHASHQAELDLCRSCGDTASRHAEVLSFRLLASRVLSLSGGLADVVLDQGGKLLTMEKALTETAPVLQVYRRPSQRLAFLESLQALADEFYSYAVTPSHLAEQAGEISGAPGQKLRDLSLIYAAYDAKLHRPGLDARDRMARMNDALAESGYVAGKDIFIDGFTYFNGQEERALGVMLLQARTVTVTLLGDREDPSGIFTESLRTRESLLRMAKDAGVDVEVLWLDGREATALDHLERHFFGRIVPWEGDAPIRLLEADSVFSEVEQTAAQIRRLVAGGACRFRDITVAARNMDEYEAVIENVFERYEIPIFQNRRSDILQKPVLTLVVGVLDALSGNFSYEDMFRFLKTGMAGISLAECDLLENYVIKWDICGSMWLREEDWSANPEGYGGRWEEPQQSQLREINRIRASVRAPLFDLYQAMNQSEHAEGKVKALYCYLERIGLQSAIEQRIAQLQESGQLQLAEEYSQLWEILMSVLDQFVEIVGAEAMDMEEFAKLMRLVLTQYSVGSIPVSLDQVTVSEISRNDRHAVGVLFLLGANDHVLPAVDSGGGLLNEDDREELAIRGIRLAPSGMAQFSVELQNLYAALAQPTERLFISYPIADVSGTQLRPSFVIGRIRALFPAVMLEKEGSEKEYRLTAPIPALEAAGQNRGSALWRYFADRPQLRAMEQASGYRRGRLSAEVVQTLYGARMSMSASRMDKLRSCHFAYFMQYGLKAKERSAAEFDAPEIGTFLHDVLEHVTREAAGEGGFGKVSNQQLRTMISRCIDEYAAREYANFQDRSARFRYLFRRLKRTVVSVVENVAEELRQSDFVPLAFELEFSSHGDLPVIAISEADTELCLMGKVDRVDGWLHDGRLYLRVVDYKTGKKSFDLSEIRHGIGIQMLLYLFTLQKEGATYFGHPIEPAGVLYLPARDVLLNRDRDISQEKLAEDIRRELRRQGMILGAPEVLTAMEHDALTSPHYLPIAVGRDGGVKEAIPGALASAEEIGKLGTYVEKLLHQITRELRDGVIDADPCCHSEEDAYCQFCEYASACHFEDGRGSDHLTYLRPVDPTEFWRQVGGGGTNG from the coding sequence ATGCTTCGTATCTGGATCGGCAGGGCAAGAAGTGGAAAGTCGGAGCGGGTGCTTCAAGAGATCGCCGCCCTGGGGGATGAGAGCCGCCAGATTCTGCTGGTGCCGGAGCACGCCTCCCACCAGGCGGAGCTGGACCTGTGCCGCTCCTGCGGAGACACGGCCAGCCGCCACGCCGAAGTGCTCAGCTTCCGGCTGCTGGCCTCCCGGGTGCTGTCCCTCTCAGGCGGCCTTGCCGATGTGGTGCTGGATCAGGGCGGCAAACTGCTGACCATGGAAAAGGCACTGACGGAAACAGCGCCTGTTTTGCAGGTCTATCGCCGACCTTCCCAGCGCTTGGCCTTTTTGGAGAGTCTTCAGGCCTTGGCTGACGAGTTCTACAGCTATGCGGTGACGCCTTCCCATCTGGCCGAACAGGCCGGGGAAATCTCCGGTGCGCCGGGGCAGAAGCTGCGGGACCTGTCGCTGATCTACGCGGCCTACGACGCGAAGCTCCACCGCCCGGGCTTGGACGCCCGGGATCGGATGGCCCGCATGAATGATGCGCTGGCGGAGTCCGGCTATGTGGCGGGCAAGGATATTTTCATCGACGGCTTCACCTATTTCAACGGCCAGGAGGAGCGGGCCCTTGGCGTCATGCTGCTTCAGGCCCGCACCGTCACGGTGACGCTGCTTGGGGACCGTGAAGACCCATCGGGCATTTTCACGGAAAGCCTCCGGACCCGGGAGAGCCTGCTCCGCATGGCCAAAGACGCCGGCGTGGATGTGGAGGTCTTGTGGCTGGACGGCAGGGAGGCCACGGCCCTGGATCATTTGGAGCGTCACTTTTTTGGCAGGATTGTCCCCTGGGAAGGGGACGCGCCCATTCGCCTGTTGGAAGCGGACAGCGTCTTTTCCGAGGTGGAGCAGACCGCCGCCCAGATCCGCCGCCTGGTGGCCGGAGGCGCCTGCCGGTTCCGGGACATCACCGTGGCGGCCCGGAACATGGACGAGTACGAGGCGGTGATCGAGAACGTCTTTGAGCGCTATGAGATTCCAATCTTTCAAAACCGCCGCAGCGACATCTTGCAAAAGCCGGTGCTGACGCTGGTGGTGGGCGTATTGGACGCGCTTTCCGGAAACTTCTCCTATGAGGACATGTTCCGCTTTCTGAAAACCGGCATGGCCGGCATTTCCCTTGCAGAGTGCGACCTGCTGGAAAATTACGTCATCAAATGGGACATCTGCGGCTCCATGTGGCTCCGGGAGGAGGACTGGTCGGCCAATCCGGAGGGCTATGGCGGCCGCTGGGAGGAACCCCAGCAATCGCAGCTCCGGGAGATCAACCGCATCCGCGCATCGGTGCGCGCCCCGCTCTTTGACCTCTATCAAGCGATGAACCAATCGGAACATGCAGAGGGTAAAGTAAAAGCGCTTTATTGCTATCTGGAACGAATCGGCCTACAGAGCGCCATTGAGCAGCGCATCGCCCAATTGCAGGAAAGCGGTCAGCTGCAGTTGGCGGAGGAGTACAGCCAGCTGTGGGAAATCCTGATGTCGGTGCTGGATCAGTTTGTGGAGATAGTAGGCGCTGAGGCCATGGATATGGAGGAATTTGCCAAGCTGATGCGGCTGGTGCTGACCCAGTACAGCGTGGGGAGCATTCCGGTGTCCCTGGATCAGGTGACGGTGAGCGAGATCTCCCGGAACGACCGCCACGCAGTGGGCGTGCTGTTTTTGCTGGGAGCCAACGACCACGTGCTGCCTGCGGTGGACAGCGGAGGGGGCCTTCTCAACGAGGACGACCGGGAGGAACTGGCCATCCGGGGCATCCGGCTCGCGCCCTCGGGCATGGCGCAGTTCTCCGTTGAACTGCAAAACCTCTACGCAGCCCTGGCCCAGCCCACAGAGCGCCTCTTTATCAGCTATCCCATCGCCGACGTCTCCGGCACCCAGTTGAGGCCCTCCTTTGTGATCGGCCGGATTCGGGCGTTATTTCCCGCTGTCATGCTGGAAAAGGAAGGGTCTGAAAAGGAGTATCGCTTAACAGCTCCGATTCCGGCGCTGGAGGCGGCGGGTCAAAACCGGGGCAGTGCCCTGTGGCGCTACTTTGCGGACCGGCCTCAGCTGCGCGCCATGGAGCAGGCCTCCGGCTATCGCAGGGGGCGCCTTTCCGCCGAGGTGGTGCAGACGCTCTACGGCGCCCGGATGAGCATGTCCGCCTCCCGGATGGATAAGCTCCGTTCCTGCCACTTTGCCTACTTCATGCAGTATGGGCTGAAGGCAAAGGAGCGCTCCGCCGCGGAGTTTGACGCGCCGGAGATCGGAACCTTTCTCCACGATGTCCTGGAGCATGTCACCCGGGAGGCCGCCGGGGAGGGCGGCTTTGGAAAAGTCTCCAACCAACAGCTCAGGACGATGATCTCCCGCTGTATCGACGAATACGCCGCCCGGGAGTATGCCAACTTTCAGGACCGCAGCGCCCGGTTCCGGTATCTGTTCCGCCGGCTGAAGCGGACGGTGGTCTCCGTGGTGGAAAATGTGGCGGAGGAGCTCCGCCAGTCGGACTTTGTGCCTCTGGCCTTTGAGCTGGAGTTTTCCTCCCATGGGGACCTGCCGGTCATCGCCATCTCTGAGGCGGACACAGAGCTGTGCCTTATGGGGAAGGTGGACCGGGTGGACGGCTGGCTCCACGACGGCAGGCTCTATCTGCGGGTGGTGGACTATAAAACCGGCAAGAAGAGCTTTGACCTATCGGAAATCCGCCACGGCATCGGCATCCAGATGCTGCTCTACCTGTTTACGCTGCAAAAGGAGGGGGCAACCTATTTTGGACATCCCATTGAACCGGCCGGTGTGCTGTACCTGCCCGCGAGGGACGTGCTGTTGAACCGGGACCGGGATATTTCCCAGGAAAAGCTGGCGGAGGACATCCGTCGGGAGCTTAGGCGGCAGGGGATGATTCTGGGCGCGCCGGAGGTGCTCACCGCCATGGAGCACGACGCGTTGACATCGCCCCACTATCTGCCCATTGCCGTGGGCCGGGACGGCGGGGTGAAGGAGGCCATCCCCGGGGCGCTTGCCTCGGCGGAGGAAATCGGAAAACTTGGAACTTACGTGGAAAAGCTGCTGCACCAGATCACCCGGGAGCTTCGGGACGGCGTCATCGACGCGGATCCCTGCTGCCACAGCGAAGAGGATGCCTACTGCCAGTTCTGCGAGTATGCCTCGGCCTGCCACTTTGAGGACGGCCGTGGAAGCGATCATTTGACCTATCTCCGTCCGGTGGACCCGACGGAGTTCTGGAGACAGGTGGGGGGAGGTGGCACGAATGGCTGA
- a CDS encoding flavin reductase family protein, which translates to MPLHKVELNEVSPKVLEVFGTQNALLSAGGKDGCNTMTIGWCGLGRLWNLPACTVYVRPERYTFEFMERQEYFTVSVFDMSHKKLMGYCGSKSGRDTDKVKECGLTVRYGAGDAPFFDEAELVLVCRKMYAQDLEPSCVLDERINRFYQGEGWHRLYVGQVMEAYQR; encoded by the coding sequence ATGCCATTGCACAAAGTGGAGCTGAATGAGGTTTCACCAAAGGTATTGGAGGTATTCGGCACACAGAACGCGCTGCTGAGCGCCGGCGGAAAGGACGGATGCAACACCATGACCATCGGCTGGTGCGGCTTGGGGCGGCTTTGGAACCTGCCCGCCTGCACAGTCTATGTCCGTCCGGAGCGCTATACGTTTGAGTTTATGGAGCGGCAGGAGTATTTCACCGTCTCCGTATTTGATATGAGCCACAAGAAGCTGATGGGTTATTGCGGCTCAAAAAGCGGCCGGGACACGGACAAGGTGAAAGAGTGCGGCCTCACCGTGCGCTATGGAGCGGGCGACGCGCCGTTTTTTGACGAGGCGGAGCTGGTCCTGGTGTGCAGGAAGATGTACGCCCAAGACCTGGAACCCTCCTGCGTCCTTGATGAGAGGATCAACCGCTTTTACCAGGGCGAGGGCTGGCACCGCCTCTATGTGGGCCAGGTGATGGAGGCGTACCAGCGCTGA